In Pajaroellobacter abortibovis, the following are encoded in one genomic region:
- the queD gene encoding 6-carboxytetrahydropterin synthase QueD, with product MQLVHEFRFEAAHRLPCVPAGHKCARLHGHSFRIEVAVQGPVDENTGWLIDFEQIHQAWEPLQEMLDHHYLNEIDGLQNPTSEMLARWIWDRLYPTLPILTQITVFETCNARCEYRRENY from the coding sequence ATGCAGCTTGTTCATGAGTTCCGTTTTGAGGCCGCCCATCGCCTTCCGTGCGTTCCCGCTGGACATAAATGCGCTCGGTTGCATGGCCATTCTTTTCGAATAGAAGTTGCCGTACAAGGACCTGTGGATGAGAACACGGGATGGCTTATTGACTTTGAGCAGATTCATCAGGCGTGGGAGCCTCTGCAAGAGATGTTGGACCATCACTATCTCAATGAAATTGATGGGCTGCAAAATCCCACCAGCGAGATGCTCGCGAGGTGGATTTGGGATCGTCTCTATCCTACTCTGCCTATTCTGACTCAGATTACGGTGTTTGAAACATGCAATGCGCGATGCGAATACAGAAGGGAAAATTATTGA